In one Yarrowia lipolytica chromosome 1A, complete sequence genomic region, the following are encoded:
- a CDS encoding 40S ribosomal protein uS2 (Compare to YALI0A18205g, similar to uniprot|P32905 Saccharomyces cerevisiae YGR214w NAB1A 40S ribosomal protein p40 homolog A, similar to Saccharomyces cerevisiae RPS0A (YGR214W) and RPS0B (YLR048W); ancestral locus Anc_5.116) → MSAPIFDPTPEDIQNLLAAQTHIGSKNVQVQNIPYVFKQRADGVNIINVGKTWEKIQLAARIIAAVPNPADVVAISARTYGQRAVLKFANHCGATAIAGRFTPGSFTNYITRSFKEPRLLIVTDPRTDHQAIKEASYVNIPVIALVDTDSPVEFVDVAIPCNNKGRHSVGLVWWMISREVLRLRGALEDRNTEWSVMPDLYFYRDPEEPENTEEAAEEAATEEVVETAAAEAAAATNADNWDVAPDAGAGAADWAATDDWSESAPAPVAA, encoded by the exons ATGTCTGCTCCTATTTTCGACCCCACCCCTGAGGACATTCAGAACCTCCTGGCTGCCCAGACCCACATTGGTTCCAAGAACGTTCAG GTCCAAAACATCCCTTACGTTTTCAAGCAGCGAGCCGACGGTGtcaacatcatcaacgTTGGCAAGACCTGGGAGAAGATCCAGCTGGCTGCCCGAATCATCGCCGCCGTCCCCAACCCCGCCGATGTCGTTGCCATCTCCGCCCGAACCTACGGACAGCGAGCCGTTCTCAAGTTCGCCAACCACTGTGGCGCCACCGCCATTGCCGGCCGATTCACCCCCGGTTCTTTCACCAACTACATCACCCGATCTTTCAAGGAGCCCCGACTTCTGATTGTCACCGATCCCCGAACCGACCACcaggccatcaaggaggctTCTTACGTCAACATCCCCGTCATTGCTCTGGTTGACACCGACTCTCCCGTCGAGTTTGTCGACGTTGCCATTCCCTGCAACAACAAGGGCCGACACTCCGTCGGTCTTGTGTGGTGGATGATCTCTCGAGAGGTTCTGCGACTCCGAGGTGCCCTTGAGGATCGAAACACCGAGTGGTCCGTCATGCCCGATCTCTACTTCTACCGAGATCCCGAAGAGCCCGAGAACactgaggaggctgctgaggaggctgccaccgaggaggttgtcGAGACCGCCGCcgctgaggctgctgccgccacCAACGCCGACAACTGGGACGTTGCTCCCGATGCCGGAGCCGGTGCTGCCGACTGGGCTGCCACTGACGACTGGTCCGAGTCTGCCCCCGCCCCCGTTGCTGCTTAA
- a CDS encoding uncharacterized protein (Compare to YALI0A18249g, some similarities with DEHA-IPF3000.1 Debaryomyces hansenii DEHA0D15576g) — protein sequence MSYESPRRRSSIATTQGPFPIHQRAHHATNLHYYGNRPGVAVAQSVPTGGVPVLSRKMVARRISEGESGRLKEELKCEACGKGYKHISSLAKHLWEHTPEWNVTSKLLISKHQQVQLLEAASILVSMNEGDEDELEPMPQLQPLGSLAAQQQREREQQQQQQQQQQQHQIAQNQLQQLQAQQQQRGEPMMHLHSPGSYTLSPSPGPSGHVTGHGPGASHGSGHVPTPSHHVPHNPHGAVFAQSPAAAFSPAGFSTFTPTPGRRNSLQFGMSTVAEDDDDFGTSKSPRASAPLPPRFSSSLYGSSVKEEDRERMEEVPSPTKSASSPEKYGDEKDDDDGVFGEMD from the coding sequence ATGTCCTACGAGAGTCCCCGACGACGCTCGTCCATAGCCACGACCCAAGGGCCCTTCCCCATCCACCAGCGGGCCCACCATGCCACCAACCTCCACTACTACGGCAACCGGCCCGGTGTGGCGGTGGCACAAAGCGTCCCGACCGGTGGCGTCCCCGTGCTCAGTCGAAAGATGGTGGCGCGGCGCATCTCCGAGGGCGAGAGTGGCcggctcaaggaggagctaAAGTGCGAGGCCTGTGGCAAGGGATACAAGCACATTTCGTCGCTGGCGAAACACCTGTGGGAACATACGCCCGAATGGAACGTGACCAGTAAGCTGCTCATCAGCAAACACCAGCAAgtgcagcttctggaggcGGCTTCGATTCTCGTCAGCATGAACGAGGGCGACGAAGACGAGCTCGAACCCATGCCTCAGCTGCAGCCTCTGGGTTCTCTTGCTgcccagcaacagcgaGAGCgcgagcagcagcagcagcaacagcagcaacagcagcagcatcagaTTGCACAGAACCAGCTACAGCAGCTGCAagcccagcagcaacagcgtGGCGAGCCCATGATGCATTTGCACTCCCCGGGAAGCTACACGTTGTCGCCTTCTCCAGGCCCTAGTGGACACGTGACTGGCCATGGTCCGGGCGCAAGTCACGGATCGGGCCACGTGCCCACCCCGTCACACCACGTGCCACACAATCCCCACGGCGCGGTGTTTGCCCAATCTCCGGCGGCGGCGTTTTCTCCGGCAGGGTTTTCGACGTTTACTCCCACGCCAGGTCGACGGAACTCGCTGCAATTTGGCATGAGCACGGTGgccgaggacgacgacgatttCGGCACGTCCAAGAGTCCCCGGGCGTCTGCTCCTCTACCTCCAAGGTTCTCGTCGAGTCTGTATGGCTCCAgtgtcaaggaggaggatcgAGAGAgaatggaggaggttcCTAGTCCGACCAAGAGCGCCAGCAGTCCGGAGAAGTATGGCGATGAGaaggatgatgatgatggagttTTTGGTGAGATGGACTGA
- a CDS encoding uncharacterized protein (Compare to YALI0A18227g, similar to Saccharomyces cerevisiae BIM1 (YER016W); ancestral locus Anc_7.167, similar to uniprot|P40013 Saccharomyces cerevisiae YER016w BIM1 binding to microtubules), whose amino-acid sequence MSRQELVQWVNELLQTEISKVEECGKGAIYCQIMDSIYGDVPMSKVKFNVKAEYEFLNNYKVLQGVFNRHKIDRQIPVEKLVKCRFQDNLEFLQYCKKHWDANWSGQEYDAVGRRAGRVATVPSTAPGSTPNATSGRTSVQSQTSGRSSVVRSRPSVASGAAGSVGVGAGAGAGTGAGSLSGASGRASVSRRPGASGSSQASSAALAKAQQQIATLEADAVEYQQVLEGLETERNFYFNKLREIEVLVQENAEQMDTVQVEGMIREIQTILYSTEEGFQVPEEEEVF is encoded by the coding sequence ATGTCGCGACAAGAACTGGTACAGTGGGTCAACGAGCTGTTGCAGACGGAAATCtccaaggtggaggagtgcGGCAAGGGCGCCATCTACTGCCAGATTATGGACTCCATCTACGGCGATGTGCCCATGAGCAAGGTGAAGTTCAACGTCAAGGCGGAGTACGAGTTTCTCAACAATTACAAGGTGTTGCAGGGGGTGTTTAATCGGCACAAAATCGACCGGCAGATTCCGGTGGAAAAGTTGGTCAAGTGCCGGTTCCAGGACAATCTGGAGTTTTTGCAGTATTGCAAGAAGCATTGGGACGCCAATTGGAGCGGTCAGGAGTACGATGCGGTGGGTCGGAGAGCTGGACGGGTCGCCACGGTGCCGTCGACAGCCCCAGGCTCCACTCCTAATGCCACGTCAGGAAGAACCTCGGTACAGTCTCAGACCAGTGGTCGGAGCAGTGTTGTGAGAAGTCGACCGAGTGTGGCTTCGGGGGCCGCGGGCTCGGTTGGTGTTGGCGCTGGAGCCGGAGCCGGAACCGGAGCTGGAAGTTTGTCGGGGGCTTCGGGTCGAGCCAGTGTCAGTCGGCGTCCTGGTGCCTCCGGGTCGTCTCAAGCATCGTCGGCCGCTCTAGCCAAAGCACAACAACAGATTGCCACTCTGGAGGCAGACGCGGTGGAGTATCAGCAGGTGTTGGAGGGTCTCGAGACGGAACGCAACTTTTacttcaacaagctgcGCGAAATCGAGGTGTTGGTGCAGGAGAATGCCGAGCAGATGGACACGGTGCAGGTGGAGGGCATGATTCGGGAAATTCAGACGATTCTGTACTCGACCGAGGAGGGATTTCAGGTgcctgaggaggaggaggttttTTAG